Proteins from one Coffea arabica cultivar ET-39 chromosome 8c, Coffea Arabica ET-39 HiFi, whole genome shotgun sequence genomic window:
- the LOC140004251 gene encoding (S)-coclaurine N-methyltransferase-like isoform X3, translating into MPTAIQTEVPKSQHYELPTSFFKLVLGEHLKYSCCLFLDKSKTLEDAEKAMLELYCERSQIKDGHTVLDVGCGWGSLALYIAQKYSSCKVTGICNSVTQKARIEEQCRDHQLQNVEIIVADISTFEMEASYDRIFSIEMFEHMKNYRDLLKKISAWLKPDGLLFVHHFCHKAFAYHFEDVSDDDWITRYFFTGGTMPAANLLLYFQDDVSIVNHWLVNGKHYAQTSEEWLKRMDQNLSSIAPIMQSTYGKDSAVKWTVYWRTFFIAVAELFGYNDGEEWMVAHFLFKKKLSA; encoded by the exons ATGCCAACAGCCATCCAGACTGAGGtgccaaaatctcaacattatgAGCTTCCTACTTCTTTCTTCAAGCTTGTTCTTGGAGAGCATCTGAAATACAG CTGTtgtcttttcttggacaagtcaAAGACTCTCGAGGATGCAGAGAAAGCAATGCTGGAGCTATACTGTGAAAGGTCACAAATAAAAGATGGCCATACTGTTCTTGATGTTGGTTGTGGTTGGGGATCTCTTGCTCTGTACATAGCACAAAAgtatagcagttgcaaggttacAGGGATTTGCAATTCAGTAACCCAGAAAGCACGCATTGAGGAGCAGTGCCg AGATCATCAGCTACAGAACGTGGAGATTATTGTCGCAGATATTAGCACTTTCGAAATGGAAGCATCCTATGACCGGatattttcgattgaaatgtttgAG CATATGAAAAACTACAGGGATCTTCTTAAGAAGATATCAGCGTGGTTGAAACCAGATGGTCTTCTTTTTGTTCATCACTTTTGCCATAAAGCATTTGCTTACCATTTTGAG GATGTCAGTGATGATGATTGGATTACCAGGTATTTCTTTACGGGAGGCACAATGCCTGCAGCAAACCTACTCCTTTACTTTCAG GATGATGTTTCTATAGTCAATCATTGGCTAGTGAATGGGAAACACTATGCACAGACAAG TGAGGAGTGGCTCAAAAGAATGGACCAGAACTTGAGTTCTATAGCCCCAATAATGCAGTCGACATACGGTAAGGATTCTGCCGTCAAATGGACCGTATATTGGAGAACTTTCTTTATTGCAGTAGCAGAATTGTTTGGGTACAACGATGGAGAAGAGTGGATGGTAGCACATTTcctgttcaagaagaaactctcTGCATGA
- the LOC113707226 gene encoding protein PLASTID MOVEMENT IMPAIRED 1-RELATED 2-like, producing MVISKDDTVMSNDEALSSGQLLRDIGEISQALYLHKDPSKSVHLQSKHQSIFGTKASVRDVFQKEKKSSIWGWKPLKALTHIRSHRFNCFFFLHVHSVEGLPSNFNDLILCVNWKRKNEVFKTHPVHVFEGIAKFEETLMHQCSVYVSRNGPQNSAKYEPKLFLLQASIIGAPTLDIGKHWVDLARLLPLTVEELEEEKRTSGKWTTSFKLKGKAKGAILNVSFGFSILGDNPFDPRHFLTVSDMPKDSGQTPIAMSSDCDQSSSNIALRRSGSVPRKSYNGHQHVSSQSLDMKYLSEVFPNQNSELARSINFLYQKLDEGKFGNLKEVDGFHENLVPFNSKFASSGNGFDDSDFIVIDQGVELSVKDDLKLDHNSTECFNKPVIETIDVAEIFQEDMTDFSAKGEPNSNHLLDCSNSCESAIQSKCEENNVYGKESTVEESTMVSCKFIASESAEFDMSSNISKCIEEETYMNTESSCGASKLVRSLSLDDVTESVANEFLDMLGFGHNPRDMTSDSEPESPRGHLLKQFEMEFCAFENPILDLDAASERIEVSGVARTGSGRVACSDDFDLSLVIQEAEKEYNRVTQSLRSRRNAKMLENLETETLMQRWGLNDKVFQNSPRITSDGFGSPVYFPPEEPSRLPALAEGLGPTIQTKSGGLLRSMSSSLFRRAKNSAKLIMQVSNAVVLPAVMGSNVVEILQCWASGGAEDMFAKTNELMPLEDITGRTMEQVILETEHSSEVIKRFDQSASLNDFRVKDHSFVLEKNDEGSLFGQNAPNLGSITEKVYSDYVSLEDLVPLAVANFEALSIEGLRIQCGWSDAEAPSCIRPQFTENWTSVGQNVKLGGVMGSLGPTPLQLLDVKREDGIAELIKFSISLNEWIRLDAVDIDYENEVDGEMLKILAAHHADLFDLGGLQMTRNGQRVKLSGSNSHLFGNNFTLALRLQLRDPFRDFEMVGSSILALAQVERICIPVHDEMHNTNIETDLSNKKDDLNEEFVMEGTSAEENHKCINAPFISRFKISGVHIAGFNVEPNGRGVLINPRQLQSGSRWLLSSGMNRTSKRPFSKSSAITKPSSQLLQKQTCDTLWSISSEVQSAAARWKHFGAQNIHVRNPDIAFPN from the exons ATGGTGATTTCCAAAGATGATACTGTGATGAGTAATGATGAAGCATTGAGCAGTGGACAGTTATTGCGCGATATTGGGGAAATAAGCCAAGCCCTTTACCTGCACAAAGACCCATCCAAGTCTGTACATTTGCAATCCAAGCATCAATCAATTTTTGGTACTAAGGCTAGTGTAAGAGATGTGTTCCAAAAGGAGAAGAAGTCATCAATTTGGGGTTGGAAGCCCTTAAAGGCTCTGACACATATTCGTAGTCATCGATTCAattgtttcttctttcttcatgTACATTCTGTTGAGGGTCTACCTTCCAACTTTAATGATCTTATTCTTTGTGTAAATTGGAAAAGGAAGAATGAGGTTTTCAAAACTCATCCTGTTCATGTTTTCGAAGGGATAGCCAAGTTTGAGGAAACTTTGATGCATCAGTGTTCTGTTTATGTTAGTAGAAATGGCCCACAAAATTCAGCGAAGTATGAGCCTaaactttttcttcttcaggCTTCCATTATTGGAGCTCCAACTCTAGATATTGGTAAGCATTGGGTGGACCTCGCAAGGCTGCTTCCTCTGACTGTAGAGGAGTTAGAAGAGGAGAAGAGGACCTCGGGGAAGTGGACAACAAGCTTTAAGCTGAAAGGCAAGGCCAAAGGTGCTATCCTGAATGTTAGTTTTGGATTTTCAATTCTGGGGGATAATCCATTTGACCCAAGACATTTTCTGACGGTCTCTGATATGCCTAAGGATAGTGGGCAGACACCAATTGCTATGTCCTCAGATTGTGATCAAAGTAGCAGCAACATTGCTCTTAGGAGGAGCGGTAgtgttccaagaaaatcatataATGGGCATCAGCATGTTTCATCACAATCATTAGATATGAAATATCTTAGTGAAGTGTTTCCTAACCAAAACTCGGAGCTTGCTAGGTCAATAAATTTTTTGTACCAAAAGCTTGATGAGGGAAAGTTTGGTAATCTTAAGGAGGTGGATGGCTTTCATGAAAATCTTGTGCCCTTTAATTCTAAGTTTGCCTCTTCTGGAAATGGCTTTGATGATTCTGACTTTATCGTAATTGATCAGGGCGTGGAATTGTCTGTGAAGGATGATTTGAAACTTGACCATAATTCTACTGAATGTTTTAACAAGCCTGTCATTGAAACTATAGATGTTGCTGAGATTTTTCAGGAAGATATGACAGATTTTAGTGCTAAAGGGGAACCAAATTCAAATCATCTACTTGATTGTAGTAACAGCTGTGAAAGTGCAATACAGAGCAAGTGTGAGGAGAATAATGTATATGGTAAAGAATCAACCGTGGAAGAATCTACAATGGTTTCATGTAAATTCATAGCCTCTGAATCAGCAGAATTTGACATGTCATCAAATATAAGCAAGTGTATTGAGGAGGAGACCTACATGAACACTGAATCTAGTTGTGGAGCAAGTAAGTTGGTACGGTCACTTAGTCTGGACGATGTCACTGAATCTGTTGCTAACGAGTTTCTTGATATGTTGGGCTTTGGGCACAACCCCAGAGACATGACTTCTGATAGTGAGCCGGAGTCTCCAAGAGGGCATCTTCTGAAACAGTTTGAAATGGAATTCTGTGCATTTGAAAATCCTATACTTGATTTGGATGCAGCTTCAGAGCGAATAGAAGTCTCTGGTGTTGCTCGAACTGGCTCTGGGAGGGTGGCATGTTCTGATGATTTTGATTTGTCACTGGTCATTCAGGAAGCTGAAAAAGAGTATAACAGGGTTACACAATCACTGAGAAGCAGACGGAATGCAAAAATGCTTGAAAACTTGGAAACTGAAACTTTAATGCAAAGATGGGGCCTAAACGATAAGGTATTCCAAAATTCTCCACGAATTACCTCTGATGGATTTGGAAGCCCAGTCTATTTTCCTCCCGAAGAACCTTCAAGATTACCTGCTCTTGCAGAAGGCTTAGGTCCAACAATTCAGACAAAGAGTGGAGGCTTATTGCGTTCAATGAGTTCTTCTCTTTTCAGGAGGGCAAAAAACAGTGCAAAGCTGATAATGCAAGTTTCTAATGCAGTTGTACTACCAGCAGTTATGGGTTCCAATGTTGTGGAGATACTACAGTGCTGGGCATCAGGGGGAGCCGAAGATATGTTTGCTAAGACAAATGAATTGATGCCTTTGGAGGACATTACTGGAAGGACGATGGAACAAGTCATCCTGGAAACTGAGCACAGTTCGGAAGTTATTAAGAG GTTTGACCAATCTGCTTCGCTTAATGACTTCAGGGTCAAAGATCATTCATTTGTCTTGGAAAAGAATGATGAAGGATCACTGTTTGGTCAGAATGCTCCAAACTTAGGCTCAATAACAGAAAAAGTATATTCAGATTATGTGTCTTTGGAAGATCTTGTTCCATTAGCAGTGGCTAATTTTGAAGCTCTCTCCATTGAAGGGTTGAGGATTCAATGTGGCTGGTCAGATGCAGAAGCACCTTCATGCATTAGGCCCCAGTTTACTGAGAACTGGACCTCTGTAGGCCAGAATGTTAAACTAGGTGGAGTTATGGGATCTTTGGGACCCACTCCATTGCAACTTTTGGATGTCAAAAGGGAAGATGGTATTGCTGAGTTAATCAAATTCTCTATCTCCTTGAATGAATGGATTAGGTTAGATGCAGTAGATATTGATTATGAGAATGAAGTTGATGGAGAGATGTTGAAAATCTTAGCAGCTCATCATGCTGATCTTTTCGATTTAGGTGGTTTACAGATGACAAGAAATGGTCAACGAGTTAAATTATCAGGTAGTAACAGTCATTTGTTCGGTAACAACTTCACATTAGCTCTTAGGTTGCAGCTCAGAGATCCGTTTCGTGACTTTGAAATGGTTGGATCATCAATACTTGCTCTGGCTCAAGTTGAAAGAATTTGTATTCCTGTGCATGATGAAATGCATAACACAAATATAGAAACAGATTTGAGCAACAAAAAGGATGATCTGAATGAAGAGTTTGTTATGGAAGGAACCAGTGCTGAAGAAAATCATAAGTGCATCAACGCACCGTTCATCTCTCGGTTTAAAATCTCTGGAGTCCATATCGCAGGTTTTAATGTTGAGCCAAATGGTAGGGGGGTGTTAATTAATCCTAGACAGCTACAATCTGGGTCTCGATGGTTACTTTCTAGTGGTATGAATAGGACAAGCAAGCGTCCTTTTTCCAAGTCCAGTGCAATAACAAAACCATCATCACAACTTCTCCAAAAACAAACTTGTGATACTTTGTGGAGCATTTCCTCTGAGGTGCAATCTGCAGCAGCTAGATGGAAGCATTTTGGCGCACAAAATATTCATGTACGCAACCCTGATATTGCTTTTCCAAATTAA
- the LOC140004251 gene encoding (S)-coclaurine N-methyltransferase-like isoform X1 yields the protein MDAIIQAPYDATVRLMLASLERNLLPDAVIRRLTRLLLAGRLRSGYKPTSEQQLSDLLAFAHSLREMPTAIQTEVPKSQHYELPTSFFKLVLGEHLKYSCCLFLDKSKTLEDAEKAMLELYCERSQIKDGHTVLDVGCGWGSLALYIAQKYSSCKVTGICNSVTQKARIEEQCRDHQLQNVEIIVADISTFEMEASYDRIFSIEMFEHMKNYRDLLKKISAWLKPDGLLFVHHFCHKAFAYHFEDVSDDDWITRYFFTGGTMPAANLLLYFQDDVSIVNHWLVNGKHYAQTSEEWLKRMDQNLSSIAPIMQSTYGKDSAVKWTVYWRTFFIAVAELFGYNDGEEWMVAHFLFKKKLSA from the exons atggatgcAATAATTCAGGCACCCTATGATGCTACTGTGCGGTTGATGTTGGCCTCGTTGGAACGCAATTTATTGCCGGATGCTGTCATAAGAAGACTCACTCGCCTGCTTTTGGCCGGCCGCCTTCGGTCTGGTTACAAGCCCACTTCTGAACAACAACTCTCTGACCTCCTTGCCTTCGCGCATT CTTTGAGAGAAATGCCAACAGCCATCCAGACTGAGGtgccaaaatctcaacattatgAGCTTCCTACTTCTTTCTTCAAGCTTGTTCTTGGAGAGCATCTGAAATACAG CTGTtgtcttttcttggacaagtcaAAGACTCTCGAGGATGCAGAGAAAGCAATGCTGGAGCTATACTGTGAAAGGTCACAAATAAAAGATGGCCATACTGTTCTTGATGTTGGTTGTGGTTGGGGATCTCTTGCTCTGTACATAGCACAAAAgtatagcagttgcaaggttacAGGGATTTGCAATTCAGTAACCCAGAAAGCACGCATTGAGGAGCAGTGCCg AGATCATCAGCTACAGAACGTGGAGATTATTGTCGCAGATATTAGCACTTTCGAAATGGAAGCATCCTATGACCGGatattttcgattgaaatgtttgAG CATATGAAAAACTACAGGGATCTTCTTAAGAAGATATCAGCGTGGTTGAAACCAGATGGTCTTCTTTTTGTTCATCACTTTTGCCATAAAGCATTTGCTTACCATTTTGAG GATGTCAGTGATGATGATTGGATTACCAGGTATTTCTTTACGGGAGGCACAATGCCTGCAGCAAACCTACTCCTTTACTTTCAG GATGATGTTTCTATAGTCAATCATTGGCTAGTGAATGGGAAACACTATGCACAGACAAG TGAGGAGTGGCTCAAAAGAATGGACCAGAACTTGAGTTCTATAGCCCCAATAATGCAGTCGACATACGGTAAGGATTCTGCCGTCAAATGGACCGTATATTGGAGAACTTTCTTTATTGCAGTAGCAGAATTGTTTGGGTACAACGATGGAGAAGAGTGGATGGTAGCACATTTcctgttcaagaagaaactctcTGCATGA
- the LOC140004251 gene encoding (S)-coclaurine N-methyltransferase-like isoform X2, with protein MLEIYCCLPALREMPTAIQTEVPKSQHYELPTSFFKLVLGEHLKYSCCLFLDKSKTLEDAEKAMLELYCERSQIKDGHTVLDVGCGWGSLALYIAQKYSSCKVTGICNSVTQKARIEEQCRDHQLQNVEIIVADISTFEMEASYDRIFSIEMFEHMKNYRDLLKKISAWLKPDGLLFVHHFCHKAFAYHFEDVSDDDWITRYFFTGGTMPAANLLLYFQDDVSIVNHWLVNGKHYAQTSEEWLKRMDQNLSSIAPIMQSTYGKDSAVKWTVYWRTFFIAVAELFGYNDGEEWMVAHFLFKKKLSA; from the exons ATGCTTGAAATTTATTGCTGTTTACCAG CTTTGAGAGAAATGCCAACAGCCATCCAGACTGAGGtgccaaaatctcaacattatgAGCTTCCTACTTCTTTCTTCAAGCTTGTTCTTGGAGAGCATCTGAAATACAG CTGTtgtcttttcttggacaagtcaAAGACTCTCGAGGATGCAGAGAAAGCAATGCTGGAGCTATACTGTGAAAGGTCACAAATAAAAGATGGCCATACTGTTCTTGATGTTGGTTGTGGTTGGGGATCTCTTGCTCTGTACATAGCACAAAAgtatagcagttgcaaggttacAGGGATTTGCAATTCAGTAACCCAGAAAGCACGCATTGAGGAGCAGTGCCg AGATCATCAGCTACAGAACGTGGAGATTATTGTCGCAGATATTAGCACTTTCGAAATGGAAGCATCCTATGACCGGatattttcgattgaaatgtttgAG CATATGAAAAACTACAGGGATCTTCTTAAGAAGATATCAGCGTGGTTGAAACCAGATGGTCTTCTTTTTGTTCATCACTTTTGCCATAAAGCATTTGCTTACCATTTTGAG GATGTCAGTGATGATGATTGGATTACCAGGTATTTCTTTACGGGAGGCACAATGCCTGCAGCAAACCTACTCCTTTACTTTCAG GATGATGTTTCTATAGTCAATCATTGGCTAGTGAATGGGAAACACTATGCACAGACAAG TGAGGAGTGGCTCAAAAGAATGGACCAGAACTTGAGTTCTATAGCCCCAATAATGCAGTCGACATACGGTAAGGATTCTGCCGTCAAATGGACCGTATATTGGAGAACTTTCTTTATTGCAGTAGCAGAATTGTTTGGGTACAACGATGGAGAAGAGTGGATGGTAGCACATTTcctgttcaagaagaaactctcTGCATGA
- the LOC113706784 gene encoding uncharacterized protein At4g33100 has translation MAMLREKKNTSLETSPCAHLRVAYHNCFNRWYSEKFLKGQWDKEECVSEWQKYRECLSQHLDDKHLSRFLEADGIVDLTNQADSKRHDGAPK, from the exons ATGGCAATGCTGAGGGAGAAAAAGAACACATCTTTAGAAACTTCACCTTGTGCCCATCTCAGAGTTGCTTATCACAACTGCTTCAATAG ATGGTATTCTGAGAAGTTTTTGAAGGGTCAATGGGACAAAGAGGAGTGTGTTTCTGAGTGGCAGAAATACAGGGAGTGTTTATCT CAACATTTAGATGATAAGCATTTGAGTCGATTCTTGGAAGCAGATGGCATTGTAGATTTGACAAATCAAGCCGATTCTAAAAGGCACGATGGTGCTCCCAAATGA